A region of Streptomyces sp. NBC_01267 DNA encodes the following proteins:
- a CDS encoding flotillin family protein, which yields MDAISLGIGVLVAVVLLIAVALLLVFSRLFRKVEQGRALIISKAKKVDVTFTGAVVLPVIHKAEYMDISVKIIEIRRTGREGLICQDNIRADIHISFFVRVNKTVEDVAKVAQAIGTARASDKAAIQEFFAAKFSEALKTVGKQLDFVDLYTKREEFRDRIIRVIGTDLNGYHLDDAAIDFLEQTPMTQLDGANILDVQGIRKITELTAVEHVRTNEFQRTEQKEITRQNVDARETILELERRQAEAEIKQQREVDTLRAREEAATAKVQEEERLGAQAAFLRTEEQLGVQRENQAREIAVAQKNRERVIAVENERIEKDRMLEVIGRERETQLSMISKDKEVEAERREVADVIRERIAVDRTVAEQEESIKKLRMVEEAERTRQAVIIAAEAEAQELLVKDIKAAEAAEVAATHHAAEQLTLAEARLKAADLDARAKLRLAEGIQAEAAAPGLADVQVRDKEADVIEKAGRAEAEATEARLKAEASGARLKALAVAEGTSAQATADAAMIGEKLKAEAAGLTEKAAAMAALDDASRGHEEYRLRLAAEKEIRLAGIDVQRQVAEAQATVLATGLESADISIVGGESVFFDRLMSSISLGKGVDGFVQNSETAQALVKPWLDGSASFPEDLTKMVGSMSTGDLQNLTVSGLLMKLMQSGGGAAQPGQIQQLLDHAERLGLGDAKPTAPNGVVKG from the coding sequence ATGGATGCCATCTCCTTGGGCATCGGCGTACTCGTCGCCGTTGTCCTGCTCATAGCCGTCGCACTGCTTCTGGTGTTCAGCAGGCTGTTCCGCAAGGTGGAGCAGGGCCGGGCGCTGATCATCTCCAAGGCCAAGAAGGTCGATGTCACCTTCACCGGCGCCGTGGTGCTGCCCGTGATCCACAAGGCCGAGTACATGGACATCTCGGTGAAGATCATCGAGATCAGGCGGACCGGCCGGGAAGGGCTGATCTGCCAGGACAACATCCGGGCGGACATCCACATCTCGTTCTTCGTGCGGGTCAACAAGACCGTCGAGGACGTCGCCAAGGTGGCCCAGGCGATCGGTACGGCACGGGCCAGCGACAAGGCGGCGATCCAGGAGTTCTTCGCCGCGAAGTTCTCCGAGGCGCTGAAGACCGTCGGCAAGCAGCTGGACTTCGTCGACCTCTACACCAAGCGCGAGGAGTTCCGGGACCGCATCATCCGGGTCATCGGCACCGACCTCAACGGCTACCACCTCGACGACGCGGCCATCGACTTCCTCGAGCAGACGCCGATGACGCAGCTCGACGGCGCCAACATCCTGGACGTCCAGGGCATCCGCAAGATCACCGAGCTGACGGCGGTCGAGCACGTCCGCACCAACGAGTTCCAGCGGACCGAGCAGAAGGAGATCACCCGGCAGAACGTCGACGCCCGGGAGACCATCCTGGAGCTGGAGCGCCGGCAGGCCGAGGCCGAGATCAAGCAGCAGCGCGAGGTCGACACCCTGCGGGCCCGCGAGGAGGCGGCGACCGCCAAGGTCCAGGAGGAAGAGCGGCTCGGGGCCCAGGCCGCGTTCCTGCGGACCGAGGAGCAGCTCGGGGTGCAGCGCGAGAACCAGGCGCGGGAGATCGCCGTGGCGCAGAAGAACCGCGAGCGGGTCATCGCCGTGGAGAACGAGCGCATCGAGAAGGACCGGATGCTCGAAGTCATCGGCCGTGAGCGGGAGACGCAGCTGTCGATGATCTCCAAGGACAAGGAGGTCGAGGCGGAGCGCCGCGAGGTCGCCGATGTCATCCGCGAGCGCATCGCCGTGGACCGTACGGTCGCCGAGCAGGAAGAGTCGATCAAGAAGCTGCGGATGGTCGAGGAGGCCGAGCGCACCCGGCAGGCCGTGATCATCGCGGCCGAGGCGGAGGCCCAGGAACTCCTCGTCAAGGACATCAAGGCGGCCGAGGCGGCCGAGGTCGCGGCCACCCACCACGCGGCGGAGCAGCTGACACTGGCCGAGGCCAGGCTGAAGGCCGCCGACCTCGACGCCCGCGCCAAGCTCCGGCTGGCGGAGGGCATCCAGGCCGAGGCGGCGGCGCCCGGACTGGCCGATGTCCAGGTACGGGACAAGGAGGCCGACGTCATCGAGAAGGCGGGCCGTGCGGAGGCCGAGGCCACCGAGGCGCGGCTGAAGGCGGAGGCGTCCGGTGCGCGGCTCAAGGCACTGGCCGTGGCGGAGGGCACGTCGGCGCAGGCCACCGCGGACGCGGCGATGATCGGCGAGAAGCTGAAGGCGGAGGCCGCGGGTCTCACCGAGAAGGCGGCGGCGATGGCCGCGCTGGACGACGCCTCGCGCGGACACGAGGAGTACCGGCTGCGCCTCGCCGCCGAGAAGGAGATCAGGCTGGCCGGTATCGACGTCCAGCGGCAGGTCGCCGAGGCGCAGGCCACGGTGCTCGCCACCGGTCTGGAGAGCGCCGACATCAGCATCGTCGGCGGCGAGTCGGTCTTCTTCGACCGCCTCATGTCGTCGATCTCGCTCGGTAAGGGCGTCGACGGATTCGTCCAGAACTCGGAGACGGCACAGGCGCTGGTCAAGCCGTGGCTGGACGGTTCGGCGAGCTTCCCGGAGGACCTGACGAAGATGGTCGGGTCGATGTCCACGGGTGATCTGCAGAACCTCACGGTGTCGGGGCTGCTGATGAAGCTGATGCAGTCGGGCGGGGGTGCGGCGCAGCCGGGGCAGATTCAGCAACTGCTCGACCATGCCGAGCGGTTGGGGCTCGGCGACGCGAAGCCGACGGCGCCGAACGGGGTGGTCAAGGGCTGA
- a CDS encoding PucR family transcriptional regulator — translation MTGHHIPEKYLEGYARMLAEVAATGRRPTRPELDVRRAFGEQAAEDGHSLRSLVAAHLAATRAAWPAGTSGSAGPAHSVLTAVELAVDAFAEGYERAQRLAVRQEEAVRREFIDDLLYGGSDLGRLAERAERFGLRLSRTHAVAVAESAHAYDEGTTAIRSVELALFSRFGDRSILLTTKDGRLICVAPGDQDAVLTHFAKHAYAAGDGDGDVKVAIGRSHPGSGGIVHSYEEALNALELGARMSLEGPVLRAADLLVYPVLTRDREALVDLVRSALGPLRHARGGAQPLVSTLSHYFEAGCVAAEAARRMSLSVRALTYRLERIHQLTGANPAEPAHRYTLQTAVIGARLLNWPDQEI, via the coding sequence GTGACAGGGCACCACATACCCGAGAAATATCTGGAGGGGTACGCCCGCATGCTGGCCGAGGTCGCCGCGACCGGCCGGCGCCCGACCCGGCCGGAACTCGACGTGCGCCGCGCCTTCGGGGAGCAGGCGGCCGAGGACGGCCACTCGCTGCGTTCCCTGGTCGCCGCGCACCTCGCGGCCACCAGGGCCGCCTGGCCCGCCGGAACCTCCGGCTCCGCCGGGCCCGCGCACAGCGTGCTCACCGCGGTGGAGCTGGCCGTCGACGCCTTCGCCGAGGGATACGAACGGGCCCAGCGCCTGGCGGTCCGTCAGGAGGAGGCCGTACGACGGGAGTTCATCGACGACCTGCTGTACGGCGGCAGCGACCTGGGCCGACTGGCCGAGCGCGCCGAGCGGTTCGGGCTGCGGCTGTCCCGTACGCACGCCGTCGCGGTGGCGGAGAGCGCCCACGCGTACGACGAGGGCACCACCGCCATCCGCAGCGTCGAACTCGCCCTCTTCAGCCGCTTCGGCGACCGCAGCATCCTGCTCACCACGAAGGACGGCCGGCTGATATGCGTCGCCCCGGGCGACCAGGACGCCGTGCTCACCCACTTCGCCAAGCACGCGTACGCGGCCGGTGACGGGGACGGGGACGTCAAGGTGGCCATCGGCCGCTCCCACCCCGGCTCCGGGGGCATCGTGCACAGCTACGAGGAAGCCCTCAACGCCCTCGAACTCGGCGCCCGGATGAGCCTGGAGGGACCGGTGCTGCGCGCCGCCGACCTGCTGGTGTACCCGGTCCTCACCCGCGACCGGGAGGCCCTGGTCGATCTGGTCCGCAGCGCGCTCGGCCCGCTCCGGCACGCCCGCGGGGGCGCGCAGCCGCTCGTCTCCACGCTCAGCCACTACTTCGAAGCGGGCTGTGTGGCGGCCGAGGCGGCGCGCCGGATGTCGCTCAGCGTGCGGGCGCTCACCTACCGGCTGGAGCGCATCCACCAGTTGACCGGCGCGAACCCGGCCGAACCGGCACACCGGTACACGCTCCAGACGGCCGTCATCGGCGCCCGGCTGCTCAACTGGCCCGACCAGGAGATCTGA
- a CDS encoding SLC13 family permease — protein sequence MSDWHAWAAVAVFAGTYALIISEKIHRVAAALGGAGLMLALGATDDQSAFFSQESGIDWNVIFLLLGMMVIVGVLKRTGLFEYLAVWSVKRARARPFRVMAMLVAITALASALLDNVTTVLLIAPVTLLICQRLALSVAPFLIAEVFASNIGGIATLVGDPPNIIVAGRAGLTFNDFLTDLAPLAVLLTAVLIALCRFLFRGAFVYDAERAAQVMALDENETIRDPRLLAQGLGVLALVIAGFVLHPVLHWAPSVVALLGAGLLVAVSTVRTGEVLTEVEWPTLAFFAGLFVMIGALIDTGVIGEVSHALSNAVGDRELGGSMLLLGASGALSGIVDNIPYVATMAPITGDLVHSLGGGAHHVMWWALTLGADLGGNATAIGASANVVVLGIAERNGTPISFWQFTRYGLIVTAATLVLSAGYIWLRYFALA from the coding sequence GTGAGCGACTGGCATGCGTGGGCGGCCGTCGCTGTCTTCGCCGGTACCTATGCCCTGATCATCAGCGAGAAGATCCACCGGGTCGCCGCCGCGCTCGGCGGCGCGGGCCTCATGCTGGCGCTCGGCGCGACCGACGACCAATCGGCGTTCTTCTCCCAGGAATCCGGCATCGACTGGAACGTCATCTTCCTGCTGCTCGGGATGATGGTGATCGTCGGTGTCCTGAAACGGACCGGCCTCTTCGAGTACCTGGCCGTCTGGTCGGTGAAACGCGCCAGGGCCCGGCCGTTCCGGGTGATGGCCATGCTGGTCGCCATCACCGCGCTGGCCTCGGCGCTGCTGGACAACGTCACCACCGTCCTGCTGATCGCCCCGGTCACCCTGCTGATCTGCCAGCGGCTCGCACTGTCCGTCGCGCCGTTCCTGATCGCCGAGGTGTTCGCCTCCAACATCGGCGGCATCGCCACCCTGGTCGGCGACCCGCCGAACATCATCGTCGCCGGGCGGGCCGGGCTCACCTTCAACGACTTCCTGACCGATCTGGCGCCGCTGGCCGTACTGTTGACGGCCGTACTGATCGCGCTGTGCCGCTTCCTGTTCCGCGGCGCGTTCGTCTACGACGCGGAGCGCGCCGCCCAGGTCATGGCGCTGGACGAGAACGAGACCATCCGCGACCCACGCCTCCTCGCCCAGGGCCTGGGCGTACTCGCCCTGGTCATCGCGGGGTTCGTCCTGCACCCGGTACTGCACTGGGCACCGAGCGTCGTCGCCCTGCTCGGCGCCGGACTGCTCGTCGCCGTCTCCACCGTCCGCACCGGCGAGGTACTGACCGAGGTCGAGTGGCCCACACTCGCCTTCTTCGCCGGGCTGTTCGTGATGATCGGCGCCCTGATAGACACCGGAGTCATCGGCGAGGTGTCCCACGCCCTGTCGAACGCGGTGGGCGACCGGGAGCTCGGCGGCTCGATGCTGCTGCTCGGCGCGTCCGGCGCACTGTCCGGGATCGTCGACAACATCCCGTACGTCGCGACCATGGCCCCCATCACCGGCGACCTCGTCCACAGCCTGGGCGGCGGCGCCCACCACGTCATGTGGTGGGCCCTGACCCTCGGCGCGGACCTCGGCGGCAACGCGACGGCGATCGGCGCCAGCGCGAACGTCGTCGTCCTCGGCATCGCGGAGCGCAACGGCACCCCGATCTCCTTCTGGCAGTTCACCCGCTACGGCCTGATCGTCACGGCGGCCACGCTGGTGCTGTCGGCGGGGTACATCTGGCTGCGGTACTTCGCGCTGGCGTGA
- a CDS encoding DNA repair ATPase, which yields MTTTPAEPTAAPDMDAGTYEVLRDRLGAHAAELARRATGLNARRIETFGSMELALTGTAHLRTPHPCVPRDLVSVGDRLLVGHQVEPGPTRTVEVADVLALHDTALAPLAADAVPGLLDDPAFLREFAELHRYYRDARLLQLRHLDGKLLAVFRTGETADDIRVLRWALAADGSAAYLDARGDRDHVFPPSHDFAWTPTTRQDHILGRHPHIALPGDIYVTTVGGALTVKAEDDTESADGIWSEPVDEPLQSLADAEVEYARVGALLLLRVRPYKEEHRRHLVFNTVTGTVVRLDGIGQACRSLPEDQGIVFPGGYCLATGAYKTFDLDTTGLEFERVLRSPNGEDVLYVFHARAEGRTLLLPYNLIRKETESPLFCRGYALFDDGTLVVLRAGSEEPARVHPLQLWRSPYVSDTYADATPAGEGVLSRIGNADLVRGISDCLSLARAVTETAAPTTAGYRTLLAAGVRAADAYHWLGDPEVGDLRAPLDGLRTTAEQVLAEFETVQTLTRQAAEALADSASEIATLVRRIRGEAPRTAAEWITRLTELRRAHGHLLTLKEQRYADTARIDSLAGDVAADIDSFAQRAVGHLGRDDAFTGYHADTAQLTADAEAIATVAEAGPVAGRLDELAEGLRTVAEVVAGLDIGDATVRTSVLERIAEVVGSVNRARATLDARRRELLDHEGRAEFAAECALLGQSVTGALAVADTPEACDDQLAGLLLRVEDLESRFAENDGFLTELGARRTEVYEAFSARKQTLQDARARRAERLGASAGRVLDTLARRVTSLASADAISTFFASDPLVAKVTRTTEELRELGDRVRAEELAGRLKAARQEAVRALRDRTDLYADGGGIIRLGRHRFAVNSQPLDLTLVPYGGSDGSGGDGLAFALTGTDYRSPVTDPEFAAHRAYWGRTLPSESPQLYRAEYLAARLLAEHGAEALADADDLPTLVRKAAEEAYDEGYERGVHDHDATLILGALLRLHAGAGLLRFPPGARAAAQLFWAHSTTDAARRTWTRRAVSMARARETFGLAPAIADWCAELAGVITGPDADGAAAYLFEELTGGPDGFVTHGSARTLLDKFRRAVGTSAYDDDLAGLDEDLPARRQLVENWLDAYTVSSGARDTRPGELAEAVAVELCPGLPRYESDAPLSETVDGLLGAHPRVERRSLTVRIDELLARVDGFHRVEVPGFRAYQRQRTALVAAERTRLRLADHRPRVMSSFVRNRLIDEVYLPLIGDNLAKQIGTAGDTRRTDSNGLLLLISPPGYGKTTLMEYVADRLGLVLVKVDGPSLGHGVTSLDPAQAPDATARQEVEKINFALEAGNNTLLYLDDIQHTSPELLQKFISLCDAQRRMEGVRDGVARTYDLRGKRFAVCMAGNPYTESGQRFRLPDMLANRADVWNLGEVLTGKEDVFALSFVENALTANPVLAPLAGRDRDDLGLLVRLASDDPTARRDRLQHPYAAAELDRVVAVLRHLLTARATVLAVNAAYIASAAQSDAARTEPPFQLQGSYRNMNKIAARIDPVMNAAELAAVVDDHYAGEAQTLTSGAESNLLKLAELRGTLTEAQAVRWSEVKAADVRARTLGGADGDPLPRAVAALGLLADRIAAVETAITRAGRPD from the coding sequence ATGACCACCACGCCCGCCGAGCCGACCGCCGCCCCCGACATGGACGCCGGTACCTACGAGGTGCTCCGCGACCGCCTGGGCGCGCACGCGGCGGAGCTGGCCCGGCGGGCCACCGGCCTCAACGCCCGCCGGATCGAGACCTTCGGCTCGATGGAGCTGGCCCTCACCGGCACCGCGCACCTGCGGACGCCGCACCCCTGCGTCCCCCGCGACCTCGTCTCCGTGGGGGACAGGCTCCTCGTCGGCCACCAGGTCGAGCCGGGCCCGACCCGTACCGTCGAGGTCGCCGATGTCCTCGCGCTGCACGACACCGCGCTCGCCCCGCTCGCCGCCGACGCGGTCCCCGGGCTGCTCGACGACCCGGCGTTCCTGCGGGAGTTCGCGGAGCTGCACCGCTACTACCGCGATGCCCGGCTGCTCCAGCTGCGGCACCTCGACGGGAAGCTGCTCGCCGTCTTCCGCACCGGGGAGACCGCCGACGACATCCGGGTGCTGCGCTGGGCGCTCGCCGCCGACGGCAGCGCCGCGTACCTGGACGCGCGCGGCGACCGCGACCACGTCTTCCCGCCGTCCCACGACTTCGCGTGGACCCCCACCACCCGCCAGGACCACATCCTGGGCCGCCACCCGCACATCGCGCTGCCGGGGGACATCTACGTCACGACGGTCGGCGGGGCGCTCACCGTCAAGGCCGAGGACGACACCGAGTCGGCCGACGGGATCTGGTCCGAGCCGGTCGACGAGCCGCTGCAGTCCCTCGCCGACGCCGAGGTGGAGTACGCCCGCGTGGGCGCCCTGCTCCTGCTGCGGGTGCGCCCGTACAAGGAGGAGCACCGCCGTCACCTGGTGTTCAACACCGTCACCGGCACCGTGGTCCGCCTCGACGGCATCGGGCAGGCCTGCCGCAGCCTCCCCGAGGACCAGGGCATCGTCTTCCCCGGTGGCTACTGCCTCGCCACCGGCGCGTACAAGACCTTCGACCTGGACACCACGGGCCTGGAGTTCGAGCGGGTGCTGCGGTCCCCGAACGGCGAGGACGTGCTGTACGTCTTCCACGCCCGCGCCGAGGGCCGCACCCTGCTCCTGCCGTACAACCTGATCCGCAAGGAGACCGAATCCCCGCTCTTCTGCCGGGGGTACGCGCTCTTCGACGACGGCACCCTCGTCGTGCTGCGCGCCGGGTCGGAGGAACCGGCCCGGGTGCACCCGCTCCAGCTCTGGCGTTCGCCGTACGTCTCCGACACCTACGCCGACGCCACCCCGGCCGGCGAGGGGGTCCTGTCCCGGATCGGCAACGCGGACCTGGTGCGCGGCATCTCCGACTGCCTGTCGCTGGCCCGCGCCGTCACCGAGACCGCGGCGCCCACCACCGCCGGGTACCGGACGCTGCTGGCGGCCGGGGTGCGGGCCGCCGACGCCTACCACTGGCTGGGCGACCCGGAAGTCGGCGATCTGCGGGCGCCGCTGGACGGGCTGCGTACCACCGCCGAGCAGGTGCTGGCAGAGTTCGAGACCGTACAGACCCTGACCCGGCAGGCCGCCGAGGCGCTCGCCGACTCGGCCTCGGAGATCGCCACACTGGTCCGCCGGATCCGTGGCGAGGCGCCGCGCACGGCCGCCGAGTGGATCACCCGGCTGACCGAACTCCGGCGCGCGCACGGCCACTTGCTGACCTTGAAGGAGCAGCGGTACGCCGACACCGCCCGCATCGACTCGCTCGCGGGCGACGTGGCGGCGGACATCGACTCCTTCGCGCAGCGCGCCGTCGGTCACCTGGGGCGCGACGACGCCTTCACCGGCTACCACGCCGACACCGCGCAGCTCACCGCCGACGCCGAGGCCATCGCGACGGTCGCGGAGGCCGGGCCGGTCGCCGGGCGGCTGGACGAGCTGGCCGAGGGGCTGCGTACCGTCGCCGAGGTGGTCGCCGGGCTGGACATCGGCGACGCCACGGTCCGTACCTCGGTACTGGAGCGGATCGCCGAGGTGGTCGGCTCCGTCAACCGCGCCCGCGCCACGCTCGACGCCCGCCGCCGGGAGCTCCTCGACCACGAGGGACGGGCCGAATTCGCCGCCGAGTGCGCCCTGTTGGGGCAGTCGGTCACCGGTGCGCTGGCCGTGGCCGACACCCCCGAGGCCTGCGATGACCAGTTGGCCGGGCTGCTGCTGCGGGTGGAGGACCTGGAGTCGCGGTTCGCCGAGAACGACGGCTTCCTGACCGAGCTGGGCGCCCGGCGGACGGAGGTGTACGAGGCGTTCTCGGCCCGCAAGCAGACCCTCCAGGACGCGCGCGCCCGCCGCGCCGAGCGGCTGGGGGCCTCGGCGGGCCGGGTGCTCGACACCCTCGCGCGCCGGGTGACGTCCCTCGCCTCGGCCGACGCGATCAGTACCTTCTTCGCCTCCGACCCGCTGGTCGCCAAGGTGACCCGCACCACGGAGGAACTGCGCGAACTGGGCGACCGGGTACGGGCGGAGGAGCTGGCGGGCCGGCTCAAGGCCGCCCGCCAGGAGGCGGTCCGCGCACTGCGCGACCGGACCGATCTGTACGCGGACGGCGGCGGCATCATCCGCCTCGGCCGGCACCGGTTCGCGGTCAACTCCCAGCCGCTGGACCTGACCCTGGTCCCGTACGGCGGCTCCGACGGTTCGGGCGGCGACGGTCTCGCCTTCGCGCTCACCGGCACCGACTACCGCTCCCCGGTCACCGACCCGGAGTTCGCCGCGCACCGCGCGTACTGGGGCCGGACGCTGCCCTCCGAGTCGCCGCAGCTCTACCGCGCCGAGTACCTGGCGGCCCGGCTGCTCGCCGAGCACGGCGCCGAGGCGCTCGCCGACGCCGATGATCTGCCCACGCTGGTACGGAAGGCGGCGGAGGAGGCGTACGACGAGGGGTACGAACGCGGGGTGCACGACCACGACGCCACCCTGATCCTCGGCGCGCTGCTGAGGCTGCACGCCGGAGCCGGTCTGCTCCGCTTCCCGCCGGGGGCCCGCGCCGCCGCCCAGCTGTTCTGGGCGCACTCCACGACGGACGCGGCCCGGCGGACCTGGACCCGCCGGGCGGTGTCCATGGCGCGCGCCCGGGAGACCTTCGGCCTGGCGCCCGCCATCGCGGACTGGTGCGCGGAGCTGGCCGGGGTGATCACCGGACCGGACGCGGACGGCGCCGCCGCGTACCTCTTCGAGGAGCTGACCGGCGGCCCCGACGGCTTCGTCACGCACGGCTCCGCCCGTACCCTGCTCGACAAGTTCCGCCGGGCGGTGGGTACGTCGGCGTACGACGACGACCTGGCCGGACTCGACGAGGACCTGCCCGCACGCCGTCAACTGGTGGAGAACTGGCTGGACGCCTACACCGTCTCGTCGGGAGCCCGGGACACCCGGCCGGGCGAACTCGCGGAGGCCGTCGCCGTGGAGCTCTGCCCCGGACTGCCCCGCTACGAATCGGACGCGCCGCTGTCCGAGACCGTGGACGGGCTGCTCGGCGCGCATCCCCGCGTCGAGCGCCGGAGCCTCACCGTGCGGATCGATGAACTCCTGGCCCGGGTGGACGGGTTCCACCGGGTGGAGGTGCCCGGCTTCCGGGCGTACCAGCGGCAGCGCACCGCCCTGGTGGCCGCCGAGCGCACCCGGCTGCGGCTGGCGGACCACCGCCCGCGCGTCATGTCCTCCTTCGTGCGCAACCGGCTCATCGACGAGGTGTACCTCCCGCTGATCGGCGACAACCTCGCCAAGCAGATCGGCACCGCGGGGGACACCAGGCGCACCGACAGCAACGGCCTGCTGCTGCTGATCTCCCCGCCCGGCTACGGCAAGACGACCCTCATGGAGTACGTGGCCGACCGGCTCGGCCTGGTCCTGGTCAAGGTCGACGGCCCGTCGCTCGGCCACGGCGTCACCTCGCTCGACCCGGCGCAGGCCCCGGACGCCACGGCCCGCCAGGAGGTCGAGAAGATCAACTTCGCGCTGGAGGCGGGCAACAACACCCTGCTGTACCTGGACGACATCCAGCACACCTCGCCGGAACTGCTCCAGAAGTTCATCTCGCTGTGCGACGCCCAGCGCCGGATGGAGGGGGTCAGGGACGGGGTGGCGCGGACGTACGACCTGCGGGGCAAGCGGTTCGCGGTCTGCATGGCGGGCAATCCGTACACCGAGTCCGGGCAGCGCTTCCGGCTCCCGGACATGCTCGCGAACCGCGCCGACGTCTGGAACCTCGGCGAGGTGCTGACCGGCAAGGAGGACGTCTTCGCGCTGAGCTTCGTCGAGAACGCCCTCACCGCCAACCCGGTGCTGGCCCCGCTCGCCGGACGGGACCGGGACGACCTCGGGCTGCTCGTACGGCTGGCTTCGGACGACCCGACCGCGCGTCGCGACCGCTTGCAACACCCGTATGCGGCAGCCGAGTTGGACCGTGTCGTGGCGGTGCTGCGGCACCTGCTGACGGCTCGCGCCACGGTGCTGGCGGTGAACGCCGCGTACATCGCTTCGGCCGCGCAGTCCGACGCCGCACGTACCGAGCCGCCGTTCCAGCTCCAGGGCTCGTACCGCAACATGAACAAGATCGCGGCGCGCATCGACCCCGTGATGAACGCGGCCGAGCTGGCGGCGGTGGTGGACGACCACTACGCGGGTGAGGCCCAGACCCTGACCAGTGGCGCGGAGTCGAATCTGCTGAAACTCGCCGAGCTGCGGGGCACGTTGACGGAAGCGCAGGCCGTCCGCTGGTCGGAGGTCAAGGCGGCGGACGTACGGGCCAGGACGCTGGGCGGCGCCGACGGCGACCCGCTGCCCCGCGCGGTGGCGGCGCTGGGGCTGCTGGCGGACCGGATCGCGGCGGTCGAGACGGCGATCACCCGGGCGGGCCGGCCGGACTGA
- a CDS encoding S9 family peptidase — MSDDEKSMPDWEKRFRAPRVGLPDWAEDAPDRSLFVSNATGTYELYTWDRRSGEQRQATDRPNGTTDGTLSPDGEWLWWFSDTDGDEFGVWMRQPFHGGPDEPATPGLEPSYPAGLGIGRDGTAVVGRSTDEEGSTVHLVRPGAAPVEIYRHRESAGVGDLSHDGTLIAIEHTEHGDAMHSALRVLRPDGSAVAELDDTKGGTEELGLEVLGFAPVAGDARLLVGHQRRGRWEPMVWDVASGTETALAIELPGDVSAEWYPDGSALLIVHSFEARSEMWRYELATHQLVRVETPAGSVSGATARPDGTVEYLWSSAALPPVVRSTSGAVVLDPPGMKAPESVPVRDVWVEGPGGRIHALVQQPAGDGPFPTLFEIHGGPTWHDSDAFGSGPAAWVDHGYAVVRVNYRGSTGYGRAWTDALKHRVGLIELEDIAAVREWAVASGLADPARLVLAGGSWGGYLTLLGLGTQPDAWALGLAAVPVADYVTAYHDEMEGLKAMDRTLLGGTPETVPERFAASSPLTYVDAVRAPVYISAGVNDPRCPIRQVENYVDRLAGRGAVHEVYRYDAGHGSLVVEERIKQVRLELDFAARHIPGGPSGA; from the coding sequence ATGAGTGACGACGAGAAGTCCATGCCCGACTGGGAGAAGCGCTTCCGGGCCCCGCGCGTCGGGCTGCCCGACTGGGCCGAGGACGCCCCCGACCGCTCCCTGTTCGTGTCCAACGCGACCGGGACGTACGAGCTGTACACCTGGGACCGCAGGAGCGGCGAGCAGCGACAGGCCACCGACCGGCCGAACGGAACGACCGACGGGACCCTCTCGCCCGACGGCGAGTGGCTGTGGTGGTTCAGCGACACCGATGGGGACGAGTTCGGTGTGTGGATGCGCCAGCCCTTCCACGGCGGGCCTGACGAACCCGCGACGCCCGGTCTGGAGCCCTCGTACCCGGCCGGGCTGGGCATCGGCCGGGACGGGACCGCCGTGGTGGGGCGGTCGACGGACGAGGAAGGGTCGACCGTTCATCTCGTACGGCCCGGCGCCGCCCCCGTGGAGATCTACCGGCACCGGGAGTCCGCCGGCGTCGGCGACCTCTCGCACGACGGGACGCTCATCGCGATCGAGCACACCGAGCACGGGGACGCCATGCACTCCGCGCTGCGGGTGCTGCGGCCGGACGGTTCGGCGGTCGCCGAGCTCGACGACACCAAGGGCGGCACGGAGGAGCTGGGGCTCGAAGTCCTCGGGTTCGCGCCGGTCGCCGGGGACGCCCGCCTGCTCGTCGGGCACCAGCGGCGCGGTCGCTGGGAGCCGATGGTGTGGGACGTCGCGTCGGGCACCGAGACGGCGCTCGCGATCGAGCTGCCGGGCGATGTGAGCGCCGAGTGGTATCCGGACGGTTCGGCGCTGCTGATCGTGCACAGCTTCGAGGCGCGCAGCGAGATGTGGCGGTACGAACTGGCCACGCACCAGCTCGTACGGGTGGAGACCCCCGCCGGTTCGGTGTCCGGTGCGACCGCCCGCCCGGACGGCACCGTCGAGTACCTGTGGTCGTCGGCCGCGCTGCCGCCGGTCGTCCGCTCCACCTCGGGCGCGGTCGTGCTCGACCCGCCGGGGATGAAGGCGCCGGAGTCGGTGCCGGTGCGGGACGTCTGGGTGGAGGGCCCCGGCGGCCGGATCCACGCCCTGGTCCAGCAGCCCGCCGGGGACGGCCCCTTCCCCACGCTCTTCGAGATCCACGGCGGCCCGACCTGGCACGACAGCGACGCGTTCGGATCCGGGCCCGCGGCCTGGGTCGACCACGGGTACGCGGTCGTCCGGGTCAACTACCGAGGCTCGACGGGGTACGGCCGGGCCTGGACCGACGCGCTCAAGCACCGGGTCGGGCTGATCGAGCTGGAGGACATCGCGGCCGTACGGGAATGGGCCGTCGCCTCCGGTCTCGCCGACCCCGCCCGGCTCGTCCTCGCGGGCGGCTCCTGGGGCGGGTACCTGACGCTGCTCGGCCTCGGCACCCAGCCGGACGCCTGGGCGCTGGGCCTGGCCGCGGTGCCCGTCGCGGACTACGTCACGGCGTACCACGACGAGATGGAGGGCCTCAAGGCGATGGACCGGACGCTGCTCGGCGGCACGCCGGAGACCGTACCGGAGAGGTTCGCGGCGTCGTCACCGCTGACGTACGTGGACGCGGTGCGGGCGCCCGTCTACATCTCGGCCGGGGTGAACGACCCCCGGTGCCCGATCCGGCAGGTCGAGAACTACGTGGACCGGCTGGCCGGTCGCGGCGCGGTGCACGAGGTGTACCGGTACGACGCGGGGCACGGGTCGCTGGTCGTGGAGGAACGGATCAAGCAGGTGCGGCTGGAGCTGGACTTCGCGGCCCGGCACATCCCGGGCGGCCCGTCCGGGGCCTGA